One window of Esox lucius isolate fEsoLuc1 chromosome 25, fEsoLuc1.pri, whole genome shotgun sequence genomic DNA carries:
- the sh3d19 gene encoding SH3 domain-containing protein 19 isoform X1, translating to MAESKREEEELRDMRDLRNRNQATDRAERNKPEVFHSSQGPLSSIRAAIKRTRTSSPSEQTRERRRPEITILSAEPLATNTWFPGASGGFTAPPLPPTQPSWGGSKQTGSQPPPSYDQVIKEKTQEVVVTPTAAPRRSITTTIATQTDPVEDEPAAGPECTAPPSEPVETRRASVKVIPAKPPRPSLPKPLQSDFTPGTAVSGLVLEGPAATTTTDSADQTDPRSAVAQHGPAISSCSASRAPSHLSSVSVEWDVPIKPSEPSSVTTDSSEPKLPLFAEPAPTERPTPLPRLKSRKQPVTDEVKVQTLVRVSDNGSGSVADASGEAPPPGKYLQELLDVFYPEGRCYQNSDSSDYQTPTDGSGQSCEESDEDGNMATLQSQRNIRARIQAFESQEGSEDPGFKRPEPQPRNTQFKPPVGAAKPAPALAPKPSIKRPGNIYQEASSMFSDNSIPSKPIPAPRPVLPRKPSFVVTSEPESEAQPPCETANLSRSRLSIAERAKKLFPQEVDEPRMVPPNPPEKPRKEPLGVNLNLNNHNSASIPIEANAENEYMDDPFIKPVRNPVGGDASFSRQSVTRRPTTIRVPSKGNLLDDVLENPPPLPAQMPVGSLLPTVTRMQSFSTRAPAQDPFDSEPPLVLPSRPGGAKSFLPRSVSFNSEPVPGLPPRPGGAMIFPARSVSFDPEPVPGLPPRPGGAKVLPPRPPPAKVGPGRPPPPRIDSPRQSPSFRRDPVSLPVPSAKQAQKPKKKGPILPPRPNPGHRLYNTYTLGLPHGIAEFDYNGRETGELSFQKNEVLLLVEQLDSKTFQCQVGDIQGRVQKSYMKIITPLASGPAKPAAQNTSPVGSRRDRSSLQVQALHDFSPEGPGELGLRVGDVVTDVEQVDREWYRGSCRGSSGFFPVTYVKVLLNAPTPTSKKKSGRPSGPTSGPRCLARFDFEGEQGDELTFNEGDVIQLKEYLDEEWARGQMGTQMGIFPLNFVEVIEDLPPPPQLQRRQSAPTRVALPGLASSTKTHEATKPVQSLSSGGVEWAVALYDYEGETAEDLSFQLGDRILVTQHLDAEWCSGRLNGREGLFPSSYVEMSSGHSPVLDKQGVTNGRGSCGKALYDFTAECDEELSMKAGDIITDLESIDDEWFLGRLRGKQALVPKNYVQVLT from the exons ATCGAGCGGAGAGGAATAAGCCTGAGGTTTTTCATTCCAG CCAAGGACCCCTATCCTCGATACGAGCCGCTATCAAGAGAA CGAGAACCAGCTCCCCAAGTGAACAGACAAGAGAGAGAAG ACGTCCAGAGATCACCATACTCTCCGCTGAGCCGCTTGCCACCAACACCTGGTTCCCAGGGGCTTCTGGGGGATTTACAGCACCGCCGCTGCCTCCCACACAGCCCAGCTGGGGAGGGAgcaaacagacaggcagccag CCCCCGCCATCCTATGACCAGGTGATTAAAGAGAAGACCCAGGAGGTCGTTGTCACGCCGACTGCTGCCCCCCGGAGGTCCATCACTACAACCATCGCCACCCAGACGGACCCGGTGGAGGACGAACCTGCCGCTGGTCCCGAATGCACTGCGCCGCCTTCAGAGCCAGTTGAGACGAGACGAGCTTCAG TGAAAGTAATACCGGCCAAGCCGCCAAGGCCGTCCTTGCCTAAGCCTTTGCAAAGTGATTTTACCCCTGGAACAGCCGTGTCTGGCCTCGTCCTAGAAGGCCCagcagccacaacaaccactgaTTCAGCCGACCAAACTGACCCCAGGTCAGCCGTAGCGCAACACGGCCCCGCGATATCCAGCTGTTCAGCCTCACGCGCCCCGTCTCACTTGTCTTCGGTTTCTGTAGAATGGGACGTGCCAATAAAACCCTCTGAACCCAGTTCAGTTACTACGGACTCCTCAGAACCCAAACTTCCCCTCTTCGCGGAGCCAGCACCCACCGAACGCCCTACCCCACTTCCACGTTTAAAATCCCGCAAACAGCCAGTCACAGACGAGGTCAAGGTACAGACTCTGGTCAGGGTTAGTGATAATGGTTCTGGCTCTGTAGCTGACGCATCGGGCGAGGCTCCTCCCCCAGGGAAGTACCTACAGGAACTATTGGACGTGTTTTATCCCGAGGGCCGATGCTACCAGAATAGTGACTCTAGCGACTACCAGACACCAACCGACGGGAGCGGACAAAGCTGCGAGGAAAGTGACGAGGACGGCAACATGGCCACCCTGCAGAGCCAGCGTAACATCCGGGCCCGGATCCAGGCGTTCGAGAGCCAGGAGGGCAGTGAGGATCCAGGGTTCAAACGACCAGAGCCTCAACCTAGAAACACGCAGTTCAAGCCCCCCGTGGGGGCAGCCAAACCAGCCCCGGCCCTCGCCCCCAAGCCCTCGATTAAAAGACCTGGAAATATCTACCAGGAGGCAAGCTCCATGTTCTCCGACAACTCCATTCCCTCCAAACCGATCCCAGCACCCAGACCAGTGCTCCCTAGAAAACCCAGTTTTGTAGTCACCAGTGAACCAGAATCAGAGGCTCAGCCCCCCTGTGAGACAGCCAACCTGTCCCGGTCCCGGCTCTCCATAGCAGAAAGAGCCAAGAAACTTTTCCCCCAAGAGGTGGATGAACCCAGAATGGTACCACCTAACCCTCCGGAAAAGCCTCGCAAGGAGCCGCTGGGTGTCAACCTAAATCTCAACAACCACAACTCGGCCTCAATCCCCATAGAGGCCAATGCAGAGAACGAGTACATGGACGACCCCTTTA TCAAGCCAGTCCGTAATCCCGTGGGCGGCGACGCCTCCTTCAGCCGGCAGAGCGTAACCAGGAGGCCCACCACCATCAGAGTGCCCAGTAAAGGCAACC tgctCGACGATGTCCTGGagaaccccccacccctccctgcACAGATGCCCGTGGGTTCTCTTCTGCCGACTGTGACCCGGATGCAAAGCTTTTCAACCCGAGCTCCCGCACAG GACCCCTTTGATTCTGAGCCCCCACTGGTCCTCCCTTCTCG GCCTGGTGGCGCCAAGTCCTTCCTCCCTCGCTCAGTGTCCTTTAATAGTGAGCCTGTTCCGGGACTACCCCCTCG GCCAGGTGGTGCTATGATCTTCCCCGCCCGCTCAGTGTCCTTTGATCCTGAGCCTGTTCCGGGCCTGCCCCCTCG GCCTGGTGGGGCTAAGGTTCTCCCCCCTCGCCCCCCTCCAGCTAAAGTTGGCCCCGGGAGGCCGCCCCCACCCCGGATAGACAGCCCGCGTCAGTCCCCCTCCTTCCGGAGAGACCCGGTTTCATTGCCTGTTCCATCAGCCAAGCAGGCTCAGAAGCCCAAGAAGAAGGGACCGATCCTGCCTCCAAGGCCCAACCCCGGCCACCGTCTTTACAACACGTATACG CTTGGACTTCCTCATGGGATTGCAGAGTTTGACTACAACGGGAGAGAAACTGGGGAACTCTCATTCCAG AAAAATGAGGTGCTGCTGTTAGTCGAGCAGCTTGactccaaaacatttcagtgccaGGTAGGAGACATCCAGGGCAGAGTTCAAAAGTCCTACATGAAGATCATCACTCCTCTCGCCAGCGGCCCGGCCAAACCGGCGGCACAG AATACCAGCCCAGTTGGGTCTCGTAGAGACAGAAGTAGTCTTCAGGTCCAAGCCCTCCATGATTTCAGCCCCG AGGGTCCAGGGGAGCTGGGTCTGAGAGTGGGGGATGTGGTGACCGATGTGGAGCAGGTAGACCGTGAGTGGTACCGAGGTTCCTGTAGAGGCTCTTCTGGCTTTTTCCCGGTCACCTATGTCAAAGTCCTG CTGAATGCCCCAACACCCACTAGTAAGAAGAAGTCCGGCCGACCTTCAGGACCGACTAGCGGGCCACGGTGTTTGGCACGGTTCGACTTCGAGGGGGAGCAGGGTGACGAGTTGACCTTCAATGAGGGGGACGTGATCCAGCTGAAGGAGTACCTGGACGAGGAGTGGGCAAGGGGACAGATGGGGACCCAAATGGGAATCTTCCCTCTAAACTTTGTGGAGGTCATCGAGGACCTCCCCCCGCCTCCACAGCTACAACGACGGCAGTCGGCCCCCACCAGGGTGGCCCTTCCTG GCCTGGCTTCTTCCACGAAGACCCACGAGGCCACCAAACCGGTCCAG TCACTCTCGTCAGGCGGCGTGGAGTGGGCCGTGGCGCTGTACGACTACGAAGGCGAGACGGCGGAGGACCTGTCCTTCCAACTGGGCGACCGTATCCTGGTGACACAGCACCTAGACGCCGAGTGGTGCTCTGGCAGGCTCAACGGGAGAGAGGGATTATTCCCGAGCTCCTACGTCGAAATGAGCTCAG GACACTCTCCGGTGTTGGACAAACAGGGAGTCACTAACGGAAGAGGAAGCTGCGGGAAAGCGCTGTACGACTTCACAGCCGAATGTGACGAGGAGCTCTCCATGAAG GCGGGGGACATCATCACCGACTTGGAGTCCATCGATGACGAATGGTTCCTTGGGAGATTGAGGGGAAAGCAGGCCCTGGTGCCGAAAAACTATGTGCAAGTTCTGACATGA
- the sh3d19 gene encoding SH3 domain-containing protein 19 isoform X2, producing MAESKREEEELRDMRDLRNRNQATDRAERNKPEVFHSSQGPLSSIRAAIKRTRTSSPSEQTRERRRPEITILSAEPLATNTWFPGASGGFTAPPLPPTQPSWGGSKQTGSQVIKEKTQEVVVTPTAAPRRSITTTIATQTDPVEDEPAAGPECTAPPSEPVETRRASVKVIPAKPPRPSLPKPLQSDFTPGTAVSGLVLEGPAATTTTDSADQTDPRSAVAQHGPAISSCSASRAPSHLSSVSVEWDVPIKPSEPSSVTTDSSEPKLPLFAEPAPTERPTPLPRLKSRKQPVTDEVKVQTLVRVSDNGSGSVADASGEAPPPGKYLQELLDVFYPEGRCYQNSDSSDYQTPTDGSGQSCEESDEDGNMATLQSQRNIRARIQAFESQEGSEDPGFKRPEPQPRNTQFKPPVGAAKPAPALAPKPSIKRPGNIYQEASSMFSDNSIPSKPIPAPRPVLPRKPSFVVTSEPESEAQPPCETANLSRSRLSIAERAKKLFPQEVDEPRMVPPNPPEKPRKEPLGVNLNLNNHNSASIPIEANAENEYMDDPFIKPVRNPVGGDASFSRQSVTRRPTTIRVPSKGNLLDDVLENPPPLPAQMPVGSLLPTVTRMQSFSTRAPAQDPFDSEPPLVLPSRPGGAKSFLPRSVSFNSEPVPGLPPRPGGAMIFPARSVSFDPEPVPGLPPRPGGAKVLPPRPPPAKVGPGRPPPPRIDSPRQSPSFRRDPVSLPVPSAKQAQKPKKKGPILPPRPNPGHRLYNTYTLGLPHGIAEFDYNGRETGELSFQKNEVLLLVEQLDSKTFQCQVGDIQGRVQKSYMKIITPLASGPAKPAAQNTSPVGSRRDRSSLQVQALHDFSPEGPGELGLRVGDVVTDVEQVDREWYRGSCRGSSGFFPVTYVKVLLNAPTPTSKKKSGRPSGPTSGPRCLARFDFEGEQGDELTFNEGDVIQLKEYLDEEWARGQMGTQMGIFPLNFVEVIEDLPPPPQLQRRQSAPTRVALPGLASSTKTHEATKPVQSLSSGGVEWAVALYDYEGETAEDLSFQLGDRILVTQHLDAEWCSGRLNGREGLFPSSYVEMSSGHSPVLDKQGVTNGRGSCGKALYDFTAECDEELSMKAGDIITDLESIDDEWFLGRLRGKQALVPKNYVQVLT from the exons ATCGAGCGGAGAGGAATAAGCCTGAGGTTTTTCATTCCAG CCAAGGACCCCTATCCTCGATACGAGCCGCTATCAAGAGAA CGAGAACCAGCTCCCCAAGTGAACAGACAAGAGAGAGAAG ACGTCCAGAGATCACCATACTCTCCGCTGAGCCGCTTGCCACCAACACCTGGTTCCCAGGGGCTTCTGGGGGATTTACAGCACCGCCGCTGCCTCCCACACAGCCCAGCTGGGGAGGGAgcaaacagacaggcagccag GTGATTAAAGAGAAGACCCAGGAGGTCGTTGTCACGCCGACTGCTGCCCCCCGGAGGTCCATCACTACAACCATCGCCACCCAGACGGACCCGGTGGAGGACGAACCTGCCGCTGGTCCCGAATGCACTGCGCCGCCTTCAGAGCCAGTTGAGACGAGACGAGCTTCAG TGAAAGTAATACCGGCCAAGCCGCCAAGGCCGTCCTTGCCTAAGCCTTTGCAAAGTGATTTTACCCCTGGAACAGCCGTGTCTGGCCTCGTCCTAGAAGGCCCagcagccacaacaaccactgaTTCAGCCGACCAAACTGACCCCAGGTCAGCCGTAGCGCAACACGGCCCCGCGATATCCAGCTGTTCAGCCTCACGCGCCCCGTCTCACTTGTCTTCGGTTTCTGTAGAATGGGACGTGCCAATAAAACCCTCTGAACCCAGTTCAGTTACTACGGACTCCTCAGAACCCAAACTTCCCCTCTTCGCGGAGCCAGCACCCACCGAACGCCCTACCCCACTTCCACGTTTAAAATCCCGCAAACAGCCAGTCACAGACGAGGTCAAGGTACAGACTCTGGTCAGGGTTAGTGATAATGGTTCTGGCTCTGTAGCTGACGCATCGGGCGAGGCTCCTCCCCCAGGGAAGTACCTACAGGAACTATTGGACGTGTTTTATCCCGAGGGCCGATGCTACCAGAATAGTGACTCTAGCGACTACCAGACACCAACCGACGGGAGCGGACAAAGCTGCGAGGAAAGTGACGAGGACGGCAACATGGCCACCCTGCAGAGCCAGCGTAACATCCGGGCCCGGATCCAGGCGTTCGAGAGCCAGGAGGGCAGTGAGGATCCAGGGTTCAAACGACCAGAGCCTCAACCTAGAAACACGCAGTTCAAGCCCCCCGTGGGGGCAGCCAAACCAGCCCCGGCCCTCGCCCCCAAGCCCTCGATTAAAAGACCTGGAAATATCTACCAGGAGGCAAGCTCCATGTTCTCCGACAACTCCATTCCCTCCAAACCGATCCCAGCACCCAGACCAGTGCTCCCTAGAAAACCCAGTTTTGTAGTCACCAGTGAACCAGAATCAGAGGCTCAGCCCCCCTGTGAGACAGCCAACCTGTCCCGGTCCCGGCTCTCCATAGCAGAAAGAGCCAAGAAACTTTTCCCCCAAGAGGTGGATGAACCCAGAATGGTACCACCTAACCCTCCGGAAAAGCCTCGCAAGGAGCCGCTGGGTGTCAACCTAAATCTCAACAACCACAACTCGGCCTCAATCCCCATAGAGGCCAATGCAGAGAACGAGTACATGGACGACCCCTTTA TCAAGCCAGTCCGTAATCCCGTGGGCGGCGACGCCTCCTTCAGCCGGCAGAGCGTAACCAGGAGGCCCACCACCATCAGAGTGCCCAGTAAAGGCAACC tgctCGACGATGTCCTGGagaaccccccacccctccctgcACAGATGCCCGTGGGTTCTCTTCTGCCGACTGTGACCCGGATGCAAAGCTTTTCAACCCGAGCTCCCGCACAG GACCCCTTTGATTCTGAGCCCCCACTGGTCCTCCCTTCTCG GCCTGGTGGCGCCAAGTCCTTCCTCCCTCGCTCAGTGTCCTTTAATAGTGAGCCTGTTCCGGGACTACCCCCTCG GCCAGGTGGTGCTATGATCTTCCCCGCCCGCTCAGTGTCCTTTGATCCTGAGCCTGTTCCGGGCCTGCCCCCTCG GCCTGGTGGGGCTAAGGTTCTCCCCCCTCGCCCCCCTCCAGCTAAAGTTGGCCCCGGGAGGCCGCCCCCACCCCGGATAGACAGCCCGCGTCAGTCCCCCTCCTTCCGGAGAGACCCGGTTTCATTGCCTGTTCCATCAGCCAAGCAGGCTCAGAAGCCCAAGAAGAAGGGACCGATCCTGCCTCCAAGGCCCAACCCCGGCCACCGTCTTTACAACACGTATACG CTTGGACTTCCTCATGGGATTGCAGAGTTTGACTACAACGGGAGAGAAACTGGGGAACTCTCATTCCAG AAAAATGAGGTGCTGCTGTTAGTCGAGCAGCTTGactccaaaacatttcagtgccaGGTAGGAGACATCCAGGGCAGAGTTCAAAAGTCCTACATGAAGATCATCACTCCTCTCGCCAGCGGCCCGGCCAAACCGGCGGCACAG AATACCAGCCCAGTTGGGTCTCGTAGAGACAGAAGTAGTCTTCAGGTCCAAGCCCTCCATGATTTCAGCCCCG AGGGTCCAGGGGAGCTGGGTCTGAGAGTGGGGGATGTGGTGACCGATGTGGAGCAGGTAGACCGTGAGTGGTACCGAGGTTCCTGTAGAGGCTCTTCTGGCTTTTTCCCGGTCACCTATGTCAAAGTCCTG CTGAATGCCCCAACACCCACTAGTAAGAAGAAGTCCGGCCGACCTTCAGGACCGACTAGCGGGCCACGGTGTTTGGCACGGTTCGACTTCGAGGGGGAGCAGGGTGACGAGTTGACCTTCAATGAGGGGGACGTGATCCAGCTGAAGGAGTACCTGGACGAGGAGTGGGCAAGGGGACAGATGGGGACCCAAATGGGAATCTTCCCTCTAAACTTTGTGGAGGTCATCGAGGACCTCCCCCCGCCTCCACAGCTACAACGACGGCAGTCGGCCCCCACCAGGGTGGCCCTTCCTG GCCTGGCTTCTTCCACGAAGACCCACGAGGCCACCAAACCGGTCCAG TCACTCTCGTCAGGCGGCGTGGAGTGGGCCGTGGCGCTGTACGACTACGAAGGCGAGACGGCGGAGGACCTGTCCTTCCAACTGGGCGACCGTATCCTGGTGACACAGCACCTAGACGCCGAGTGGTGCTCTGGCAGGCTCAACGGGAGAGAGGGATTATTCCCGAGCTCCTACGTCGAAATGAGCTCAG GACACTCTCCGGTGTTGGACAAACAGGGAGTCACTAACGGAAGAGGAAGCTGCGGGAAAGCGCTGTACGACTTCACAGCCGAATGTGACGAGGAGCTCTCCATGAAG GCGGGGGACATCATCACCGACTTGGAGTCCATCGATGACGAATGGTTCCTTGGGAGATTGAGGGGAAAGCAGGCCCTGGTGCCGAAAAACTATGTGCAAGTTCTGACATGA
- the sh3d19 gene encoding SH3 domain-containing protein 19 isoform X4: MATLQSQRNIRARIQAFESQEGSEDPGFKRPEPQPRNTQFKPPVGAAKPAPALAPKPSIKRPGNIYQEASSMFSDNSIPSKPIPAPRPVLPRKPSFVVTSEPESEAQPPCETANLSRSRLSIAERAKKLFPQEVDEPRMVPPNPPEKPRKEPLGVNLNLNNHNSASIPIEANAENEYMDDPFIKPVRNPVGGDASFSRQSVTRRPTTIRVPSKGNLLDDVLENPPPLPAQMPVGSLLPTVTRMQSFSTRAPAQDPFDSEPPLVLPSRPGGAKSFLPRSVSFNSEPVPGLPPRPGGAMIFPARSVSFDPEPVPGLPPRPGGAKVLPPRPPPAKVGPGRPPPPRIDSPRQSPSFRRDPVSLPVPSAKQAQKPKKKGPILPPRPNPGHRLYNTYTLGLPHGIAEFDYNGRETGELSFQKNEVLLLVEQLDSKTFQCQVGDIQGRVQKSYMKIITPLASGPAKPAAQNTSPVGSRRDRSSLQVQALHDFSPEGPGELGLRVGDVVTDVEQVDREWYRGSCRGSSGFFPVTYVKVLLNAPTPTSKKKSGRPSGPTSGPRCLARFDFEGEQGDELTFNEGDVIQLKEYLDEEWARGQMGTQMGIFPLNFVEVIEDLPPPPQLQRRQSAPTRVALPGLASSTKTHEATKPVQSLSSGGVEWAVALYDYEGETAEDLSFQLGDRILVTQHLDAEWCSGRLNGREGLFPSSYVEMSSGHSPVLDKQGVTNGRGSCGKALYDFTAECDEELSMKAGDIITDLESIDDEWFLGRLRGKQALVPKNYVQVLT, from the exons ATGGCCACCCTGCAGAGCCAGCGTAACATCCGGGCCCGGATCCAGGCGTTCGAGAGCCAGGAGGGCAGTGAGGATCCAGGGTTCAAACGACCAGAGCCTCAACCTAGAAACACGCAGTTCAAGCCCCCCGTGGGGGCAGCCAAACCAGCCCCGGCCCTCGCCCCCAAGCCCTCGATTAAAAGACCTGGAAATATCTACCAGGAGGCAAGCTCCATGTTCTCCGACAACTCCATTCCCTCCAAACCGATCCCAGCACCCAGACCAGTGCTCCCTAGAAAACCCAGTTTTGTAGTCACCAGTGAACCAGAATCAGAGGCTCAGCCCCCCTGTGAGACAGCCAACCTGTCCCGGTCCCGGCTCTCCATAGCAGAAAGAGCCAAGAAACTTTTCCCCCAAGAGGTGGATGAACCCAGAATGGTACCACCTAACCCTCCGGAAAAGCCTCGCAAGGAGCCGCTGGGTGTCAACCTAAATCTCAACAACCACAACTCGGCCTCAATCCCCATAGAGGCCAATGCAGAGAACGAGTACATGGACGACCCCTTTA TCAAGCCAGTCCGTAATCCCGTGGGCGGCGACGCCTCCTTCAGCCGGCAGAGCGTAACCAGGAGGCCCACCACCATCAGAGTGCCCAGTAAAGGCAACC tgctCGACGATGTCCTGGagaaccccccacccctccctgcACAGATGCCCGTGGGTTCTCTTCTGCCGACTGTGACCCGGATGCAAAGCTTTTCAACCCGAGCTCCCGCACAG GACCCCTTTGATTCTGAGCCCCCACTGGTCCTCCCTTCTCG GCCTGGTGGCGCCAAGTCCTTCCTCCCTCGCTCAGTGTCCTTTAATAGTGAGCCTGTTCCGGGACTACCCCCTCG GCCAGGTGGTGCTATGATCTTCCCCGCCCGCTCAGTGTCCTTTGATCCTGAGCCTGTTCCGGGCCTGCCCCCTCG GCCTGGTGGGGCTAAGGTTCTCCCCCCTCGCCCCCCTCCAGCTAAAGTTGGCCCCGGGAGGCCGCCCCCACCCCGGATAGACAGCCCGCGTCAGTCCCCCTCCTTCCGGAGAGACCCGGTTTCATTGCCTGTTCCATCAGCCAAGCAGGCTCAGAAGCCCAAGAAGAAGGGACCGATCCTGCCTCCAAGGCCCAACCCCGGCCACCGTCTTTACAACACGTATACG CTTGGACTTCCTCATGGGATTGCAGAGTTTGACTACAACGGGAGAGAAACTGGGGAACTCTCATTCCAG AAAAATGAGGTGCTGCTGTTAGTCGAGCAGCTTGactccaaaacatttcagtgccaGGTAGGAGACATCCAGGGCAGAGTTCAAAAGTCCTACATGAAGATCATCACTCCTCTCGCCAGCGGCCCGGCCAAACCGGCGGCACAG AATACCAGCCCAGTTGGGTCTCGTAGAGACAGAAGTAGTCTTCAGGTCCAAGCCCTCCATGATTTCAGCCCCG AGGGTCCAGGGGAGCTGGGTCTGAGAGTGGGGGATGTGGTGACCGATGTGGAGCAGGTAGACCGTGAGTGGTACCGAGGTTCCTGTAGAGGCTCTTCTGGCTTTTTCCCGGTCACCTATGTCAAAGTCCTG CTGAATGCCCCAACACCCACTAGTAAGAAGAAGTCCGGCCGACCTTCAGGACCGACTAGCGGGCCACGGTGTTTGGCACGGTTCGACTTCGAGGGGGAGCAGGGTGACGAGTTGACCTTCAATGAGGGGGACGTGATCCAGCTGAAGGAGTACCTGGACGAGGAGTGGGCAAGGGGACAGATGGGGACCCAAATGGGAATCTTCCCTCTAAACTTTGTGGAGGTCATCGAGGACCTCCCCCCGCCTCCACAGCTACAACGACGGCAGTCGGCCCCCACCAGGGTGGCCCTTCCTG GCCTGGCTTCTTCCACGAAGACCCACGAGGCCACCAAACCGGTCCAG TCACTCTCGTCAGGCGGCGTGGAGTGGGCCGTGGCGCTGTACGACTACGAAGGCGAGACGGCGGAGGACCTGTCCTTCCAACTGGGCGACCGTATCCTGGTGACACAGCACCTAGACGCCGAGTGGTGCTCTGGCAGGCTCAACGGGAGAGAGGGATTATTCCCGAGCTCCTACGTCGAAATGAGCTCAG GACACTCTCCGGTGTTGGACAAACAGGGAGTCACTAACGGAAGAGGAAGCTGCGGGAAAGCGCTGTACGACTTCACAGCCGAATGTGACGAGGAGCTCTCCATGAAG GCGGGGGACATCATCACCGACTTGGAGTCCATCGATGACGAATGGTTCCTTGGGAGATTGAGGGGAAAGCAGGCCCTGGTGCCGAAAAACTATGTGCAAGTTCTGACATGA